In a genomic window of Paraburkholderia phenazinium:
- a CDS encoding substrate-binding domain-containing protein: MNFNKRKSCIAAALVFSAISASSAMAQSVVLGGGSSLVGPSITTEIGDFGADTLALTYFITSSGTGQNAFLNDNATFFNATLTGSVDYANSDAALSTTQITSYDNSTFATTDKGGPLIQIPFITTPITIAYVNGPTSSTDTLLGPQTTPNQTHSVALNDSDLCGIFSGALTNWHQVTNPDTGSLFALSAPIKVIYRSDGSGTTDLLTRHLAQVCTTAQTGGITFLETQTFTSNFPSGFPTGATFVGESGSGNVKGELVSLASQTTSGSPSGVAYISPDYTNTFLAPQSSSATATQAVASLVNRFITNSPLGTADIAPTYQQADAAVKTVETSIPNTALKAANQSNWVPNSANPTTGYPVSGTSQIILSECYATPAVASSLVNFLTDHYSTAEFTSVVNGNGFDVPTAYVSAITADFLSNTSGFNLNINGTECTSGSGR; encoded by the coding sequence ATGAATTTCAACAAGCGTAAATCCTGTATTGCTGCTGCTCTGGTGTTCTCGGCTATTAGCGCATCTTCGGCGATGGCTCAGTCGGTTGTTCTCGGCGGCGGTTCGTCGCTGGTCGGCCCGTCGATCACGACGGAAATCGGCGACTTCGGCGCAGACACGCTCGCGCTGACGTATTTCATCACCAGCTCGGGCACGGGCCAAAACGCCTTCCTGAACGACAACGCGACGTTCTTCAACGCCACGTTGACCGGCTCTGTTGATTACGCCAACAGCGATGCAGCTCTGTCGACGACGCAAATCACGTCTTACGACAACAGCACGTTTGCGACGACGGACAAGGGTGGTCCGCTGATCCAGATTCCCTTCATCACGACGCCGATTACGATCGCCTACGTGAATGGCCCCACGTCGTCGACCGACACGCTCCTGGGACCGCAAACGACCCCGAATCAAACGCACAGCGTCGCGCTGAACGACAGCGATCTGTGCGGCATCTTCTCGGGCGCATTGACCAACTGGCATCAGGTGACCAACCCGGATACGGGTTCCCTGTTCGCGCTCAGCGCACCGATCAAGGTGATCTACCGTTCGGATGGCAGCGGCACGACTGATCTGCTGACGCGCCACCTGGCTCAGGTCTGCACGACCGCCCAAACAGGAGGTATCACCTTCCTGGAAACGCAGACGTTCACGTCCAACTTCCCGAGCGGCTTCCCGACCGGTGCTACTTTCGTCGGCGAAAGCGGCAGCGGCAATGTGAAGGGTGAACTCGTGTCGCTCGCGTCGCAAACGACGTCGGGCAGCCCCAGCGGCGTGGCGTATATCAGCCCGGACTACACCAACACGTTCCTCGCACCGCAGAGCTCGTCGGCTACGGCTACCCAGGCAGTCGCCAGCCTGGTGAACCGCTTCATCACCAACTCCCCGCTGGGCACGGCTGACATCGCTCCGACGTACCAGCAGGCTGATGCTGCTGTGAAGACCGTGGAAACCAGCATTCCGAACACCGCGCTGAAAGCGGCGAACCAGTCGAACTGGGTACCGAATTCCGCCAATCCGACCACGGGTTATCCGGTGTCCGGAACAAGCCAGATCATTCTCAGCGAGTGCTACGCTACCCCTGCCGTCGCCTCCAGCCTGGTGAACTTCCTGACAGACCACTACTCGACCGCGGAGTTTACGTCGGTCGTCAATGGCAACGGCTTTGACGTGCCGACGGCCTATGTGTCGGCGATCACGGCCGACTTCCTGAGCAACACGAGCGGCTTCAATCTCAACATCAACGGCACCGAATGTACGTCCGGCTCGGGCCGCTAA
- the gspD gene encoding type II secretion system secretin GspD, translated as MTAHVAHAQVNLSFSNVDISQVARAIGSATDTTIIVDPRVKGQLNIVSDNPVSKERALKTLEAALRMQGFALLQDNGILKVVPEADAKLQGVPTYVGNAPQAHGDVVITQVFRLKNESATALMPILRPLISPNNTIAAYPNDNTLVVTDYADNVRRIAAIIAGVDSGVSQQVAVVPLERESAVDLAPIVQKMLDPSGIGNTDATLKVAVTADPRLNSLLLRASDPGRIKEAKALIAQLDAPTRVAGNMHVVRIQNANASDLAKVLRGMLGQSSDSGEESDKSSSQSFSQGNSGVGGSSGAGSSTGTPGLPPLPSGTSGTGSTGGTGASGSASGSGSGAQGGLVEGARGGGEGGGMIQADPATNSLIITAPEPVYRNLRVVIDQLDARRAQVYIEALIVELNSNTNANLGIQWQVANGALLAGTNLATGTGNSIVNLTAAGSTTGLAGTLINQGLQQGLNIGWVHNIFGVQGLGALLQALSQTADANVLSTPNLITLDNEDAKIVVGTNVPIQTGSYSNLTSGTSSSAFNTYDRVDVGLTLHVKPQITAGGVLKLQLYTEDSAIVNGTTNATAFPAGPEFTKRSLQSTVLADNGEIIVLGGLMQDNYQVSNSKVPLLGDIPWIGQLFRSESKSRNKTNLMVFLRPVIISDNDTARAVTENRYDYIQGVQGAYKSDNNLIKDKDDPVVPPMPLGPAEGGAPAMNLFNLDQMRRQQPGGAPVPVTNGGAVQTNPVTVGPSTASPLPATNGAAVQTNPVTVAPANTTSGAQP; from the coding sequence ATGACCGCGCATGTTGCGCATGCGCAGGTCAATCTGAGTTTTTCGAATGTCGATATCAGTCAGGTCGCAAGGGCGATCGGCTCCGCGACGGACACGACGATCATCGTCGACCCCCGCGTCAAGGGACAGCTCAACATCGTCTCGGACAACCCCGTCAGCAAGGAGCGGGCGCTGAAGACGCTCGAAGCGGCTTTGCGCATGCAGGGATTCGCGCTGCTGCAGGACAACGGCATCCTCAAGGTCGTGCCTGAAGCGGACGCGAAGCTGCAGGGCGTGCCTACCTATGTCGGCAATGCGCCGCAGGCGCACGGCGATGTCGTCATCACCCAGGTCTTCCGCTTGAAGAACGAGTCGGCCACGGCCCTGATGCCGATACTGAGGCCGCTCATCAGCCCGAACAACACCATTGCCGCCTATCCGAACGACAACACCCTTGTCGTGACCGACTACGCGGACAACGTGCGCCGCATCGCCGCGATCATTGCCGGCGTCGATTCGGGTGTGTCGCAGCAGGTCGCCGTGGTTCCGCTCGAGCGTGAGAGTGCTGTGGATCTCGCGCCGATCGTGCAGAAGATGCTCGACCCCAGCGGCATCGGCAATACCGATGCCACACTCAAGGTGGCGGTCACCGCGGATCCGCGTCTGAACTCGTTGCTGCTGCGCGCAAGCGATCCGGGGCGGATCAAGGAAGCGAAGGCGTTGATTGCGCAGCTCGACGCGCCGACCCGCGTGGCCGGCAATATGCATGTGGTGCGGATCCAGAACGCCAATGCGAGCGACCTCGCCAAGGTGTTGCGCGGCATGCTGGGTCAATCGAGCGATTCCGGTGAGGAGTCCGACAAGTCCAGCTCGCAGAGTTTCAGTCAGGGTAATAGCGGCGTAGGCGGAAGCAGCGGGGCCGGTTCGTCTACCGGTACGCCGGGTTTGCCGCCGCTGCCCAGTGGCACGAGCGGGACGGGCAGCACGGGCGGCACCGGCGCCTCCGGTTCGGCCTCGGGTAGCGGATCGGGCGCCCAGGGCGGCCTGGTTGAAGGTGCGCGTGGCGGCGGGGAGGGCGGCGGCATGATCCAGGCGGATCCCGCGACCAACTCGCTGATCATCACGGCGCCCGAGCCGGTGTATCGCAACCTGCGGGTGGTGATCGACCAGCTCGACGCGCGGCGCGCGCAGGTCTATATCGAGGCGCTGATTGTGGAGCTGAACTCGAACACCAACGCCAATCTCGGCATTCAGTGGCAGGTCGCGAACGGTGCGCTGCTGGCCGGCACCAATCTCGCGACGGGCACGGGTAACAGCATCGTCAACCTGACGGCGGCCGGGAGCACCACCGGCCTCGCCGGGACGCTCATCAATCAGGGGCTCCAGCAGGGGCTCAACATCGGTTGGGTGCACAACATTTTCGGGGTGCAGGGACTCGGCGCGTTGCTGCAGGCGCTCTCGCAGACGGCCGACGCGAACGTGCTGTCGACGCCTAACCTCATCACGCTCGACAACGAGGATGCCAAGATCGTCGTCGGTACGAATGTGCCGATTCAGACGGGGTCGTATTCGAACCTCACGAGCGGCACCTCGAGTTCGGCATTCAATACCTACGACCGCGTCGACGTCGGGCTGACGCTGCACGTCAAGCCGCAGATCACCGCCGGTGGTGTTCTCAAGCTGCAGCTCTACACCGAAGACTCGGCCATCGTGAACGGCACGACCAACGCGACGGCGTTCCCCGCCGGTCCCGAGTTCACCAAGCGTTCGCTCCAGTCGACCGTGCTTGCGGATAACGGCGAAATCATCGTGCTGGGTGGTCTGATGCAGGACAACTACCAGGTCAGCAACAGCAAGGTGCCACTGCTCGGCGATATTCCGTGGATCGGCCAACTGTTTCGCTCGGAATCGAAGAGTCGCAACAAGACCAACCTGATGGTGTTCCTGCGTCCCGTGATCATCAGCGATAACGATACTGCGCGGGCCGTCACGGAGAACCGTTACGACTACATCCAGGGTGTGCAGGGCGCGTACAAGTCGGATAACAACCTGATCAAGGACAAGGACGATCCGGTGGTGCCGCCGATGCCGCTCGGCCCGGCCGAGGGCGGCGCGCCCGCGATGAACCTGTTCAATCTGGATCAGATGCGCCGGCAGCAGCCCGGCGGCGCGCCCGTGCCGGTGACGAATGGTGGTGCGGTTCAGACCAATCCTGTGACCGTTGGGCCTTCTACCGCTTCGCCTTTGCCGGCTACGAACGGCGCGGCTGTTCAGACCAACCCGGTCACGGTCGCGCCGGCTAACACCACATCTGGAGCGCAGCCGTGA
- the gspE gene encoding type II secretion system ATPase GspE: MSTLSTLPSGLASSAVARADAAAVPSAAVPFVAADVAVAEHASHTEHTERIAPSAVAARLVPYGFARAGQILVAHQHADGLEVWISERTSDAALAEVARNFGALSVVRLPADELALAINQAYARQDGSAAQVVGEVEGEVDLSRLMQEIPEVEDLLESEDDAPIIRMINALLTQAAREQASDIHIEPFENASVVRFRVDGTLRDVVRPKKALHGALISRIKIMAQLDIAEKRLPQDGRITLRVGGRPVDVRVSTLPTGHGERAVLRLLEKDASRLNLAALGMAADTLVKFDKLIGRPHGIVLVTGPTGSGKTTTLYASMSRLETTTSNIMTVEDPIEYDLSGIGQTQVNERIGMTFARALRSILRQDPDIIMIGEIRDLETAQIAVQASLTGHLVLATLHTNDAASAVTRLADMGVEPYLLASSLLGILAQRLVRQLCPACKEERVEDDGEAQRAEGAEAQSRTQWHPVGCERCGQSGYAGRRGVYELLLMDDDIRPLVHRNAADAEIFAAARAQGMRTLREDANRWLETGRTSLEEVLRVTGGE, translated from the coding sequence GTGAGCACGCTGTCTACGTTGCCGTCGGGCTTGGCGTCGTCAGCGGTGGCGCGAGCCGATGCTGCGGCGGTTCCGTCCGCAGCGGTGCCGTTTGTGGCCGCTGACGTCGCCGTGGCGGAGCACGCCTCGCACACCGAACACACCGAACGCATCGCACCGTCTGCAGTCGCGGCGCGTCTCGTGCCTTACGGCTTTGCGCGCGCCGGTCAGATTCTGGTGGCGCACCAGCATGCCGACGGCCTCGAAGTCTGGATCAGCGAGCGCACCAGCGATGCCGCGCTCGCCGAAGTCGCACGCAATTTCGGCGCGCTTTCCGTCGTGCGTCTGCCGGCCGACGAACTCGCGCTGGCGATCAACCAGGCCTATGCGCGCCAGGATGGCAGCGCGGCGCAGGTGGTCGGTGAAGTGGAAGGCGAAGTCGATCTCTCCCGCTTAATGCAGGAGATTCCCGAGGTCGAGGATCTGCTCGAATCGGAAGACGACGCGCCGATCATCCGCATGATCAACGCGCTGCTCACGCAGGCGGCGCGCGAACAGGCGTCGGACATTCACATCGAGCCGTTCGAGAATGCCTCGGTGGTGCGCTTTCGCGTGGACGGTACGCTGCGCGACGTGGTACGGCCGAAGAAGGCGCTGCACGGCGCACTGATCTCGCGGATCAAGATCATGGCGCAGCTCGACATCGCCGAAAAGCGTTTGCCGCAGGATGGCCGGATCACGCTGCGGGTGGGCGGGCGGCCAGTGGACGTGCGGGTGTCAACCCTGCCGACCGGACACGGCGAGCGCGCCGTGCTGCGTCTGCTCGAGAAGGACGCCTCGCGCCTGAACCTCGCAGCGCTAGGCATGGCCGCGGACACGCTCGTGAAATTCGACAAGCTGATCGGGCGCCCGCACGGCATCGTGCTGGTGACCGGGCCAACCGGTTCGGGCAAAACGACCACGCTGTATGCGTCGATGTCGCGACTCGAAACCACGACGAGCAACATCATGACCGTCGAAGACCCGATCGAATACGATCTGTCGGGGATTGGCCAGACGCAGGTCAACGAGCGCATCGGCATGACCTTCGCGCGGGCGCTGCGCTCGATTCTGCGGCAGGACCCGGACATCATCATGATCGGCGAAATCCGCGACCTCGAAACGGCGCAGATCGCCGTGCAGGCATCGCTGACGGGTCACCTCGTGCTGGCGACGCTGCATACGAACGATGCCGCATCAGCTGTAACGCGTCTCGCGGACATGGGCGTGGAACCCTATCTGCTGGCATCTTCCCTGCTCGGCATACTCGCGCAACGCCTCGTGCGGCAGCTTTGCCCTGCTTGCAAGGAAGAGCGTGTCGAAGACGACGGCGAAGCACAAAGAGCAGAAGGAGCAGAAGCTCAAAGCCGCACCCAGTGGCATCCGGTGGGATGCGAGCGTTGCGGGCAATCGGGCTATGCAGGACGGCGCGGCGTCTACGAGCTTCTGTTGATGGACGACGACATCCGTCCGCTGGTCCATCGCAACGCCGCGGATGCGGAGATTTTCGCGGCGGCGCGCGCGCAGGGCATGCGTACGCTGCGCGAGGACGCGAACCGGTGGCTCGAAACCGGGCGCACCTCGCTCGAAGAAGTGCTACGTGTGACGGGGGGAGAATAG
- the gspF gene encoding type II secretion system inner membrane protein GspF: MPAFRFEAIDHAGKTKKGVLDADSARNARSALRTQGLTPMVVEAAGARSRGSQTQRLAGGRRLSQREQAILTRQMASLLIAGLPLDETLAVLSEQSEREYIRELMAAIRSEVLGGHSFANGLSQHPKDFPEIYRALVAAGEHTGKLGLVLSRLADYIEQSNALKQKIMLAFTYPAVVTCIAFGIVTFLLSYVVPQVANVFVSTKQQLPFLTVMMLALSGYIRHWWWATLIGVAAVIWLVRQVLAQPGPRLAFDRWALTAPLFGKLVRGYNTVRFASTLGILSAAGVPILRALQAAGETLSNRAMHANIEDAIVRVREGTSLSRALGNTKTFPPVLVHLIRSGEATGDVTSMLDRASDGESRELERRTMFLTSLLEPLLILAMGGVVLVIVLAVMMPIIELNNLVQ; the protein is encoded by the coding sequence ATGCCGGCATTCCGTTTCGAAGCGATCGACCACGCGGGCAAGACGAAGAAGGGCGTGCTCGATGCCGATAGCGCCCGCAATGCGCGCTCCGCGTTACGCACGCAGGGCCTGACGCCCATGGTGGTCGAAGCGGCGGGCGCGCGCTCGCGCGGTTCGCAGACACAACGGCTGGCAGGCGGCAGGCGACTGTCGCAACGCGAGCAGGCGATTCTCACGCGCCAGATGGCAAGCCTGCTGATTGCCGGCCTGCCGCTCGACGAAACCCTGGCTGTCCTGAGCGAACAGTCGGAGCGCGAGTATATCCGCGAACTGATGGCGGCGATCCGCAGCGAGGTGCTGGGCGGTCACTCGTTTGCCAACGGGCTGTCGCAGCATCCAAAAGATTTCCCCGAAATCTACCGGGCGCTGGTGGCCGCGGGTGAACACACCGGCAAGCTCGGTCTGGTGCTCTCGCGGCTTGCCGACTACATCGAACAGAGCAACGCACTCAAGCAGAAGATCATGCTTGCCTTCACCTACCCGGCGGTGGTGACCTGCATCGCGTTCGGCATCGTGACCTTCCTGCTCAGTTATGTCGTGCCGCAGGTAGCCAACGTCTTCGTCAGCACCAAGCAGCAGTTACCGTTTCTGACGGTGATGATGCTGGCGCTCTCCGGCTACATCCGGCACTGGTGGTGGGCGACCTTGATAGGCGTGGCGGCCGTGATATGGCTCGTGCGACAAGTGCTTGCCCAGCCGGGGCCGCGGCTCGCATTCGACCGCTGGGCGCTTACCGCGCCGCTGTTCGGCAAGCTGGTGCGCGGCTACAACACCGTGCGCTTTGCCAGCACGCTGGGCATCCTCAGCGCGGCGGGCGTGCCGATTCTGCGCGCCTTGCAGGCCGCGGGCGAAACGCTCAGCAATCGGGCGATGCACGCCAACATCGAAGACGCCATCGTGCGAGTGCGCGAGGGCACGTCGCTCTCACGCGCGTTGGGCAACACGAAGACGTTTCCGCCGGTGCTGGTGCACCTGATCCGCTCCGGCGAAGCGACCGGCGACGTGACCAGCATGCTCGATCGCGCTTCGGATGGCGAGTCCCGCGAGCTCGAACGCAGGACGATGTTTCTCACCAGCCTGCTCGAGCCGCTGCTGATTCTCGCGATGGGCGGCGTCGTGCTGGTGATCGTGCTGGCGGTGATGATGCCGATTATCGAACTGAACAACCTGGTGCAGTGA
- the gspG gene encoding type II secretion system major pseudopilin GspG, which translates to MTDRLQHSGKDGVKRRRQRGFTLIEIMVVIAILGILAALIVPKIMSRPDEARRVAAKQDIGTIMQALNLYRLDNGRYPSGDQGLRALVEKPSTDPVPNNWKDGGYLERLPNDPWGNAYQYLNPGVHGAIDVFSYGADGKPGGEGNDADIGSWE; encoded by the coding sequence ATGACTGATCGTTTGCAACACTCCGGGAAAGACGGTGTGAAGCGGCGCCGCCAGCGCGGTTTTACGCTCATCGAGATCATGGTGGTGATCGCGATTCTGGGCATTCTCGCCGCATTGATCGTGCCGAAGATCATGAGCCGGCCCGACGAGGCGCGTCGTGTCGCAGCGAAGCAGGATATCGGCACGATCATGCAGGCGCTCAATCTCTATCGGCTCGACAACGGCCGCTATCCGAGCGGCGACCAGGGGCTGCGCGCGCTGGTCGAGAAGCCTTCCACGGATCCGGTGCCGAACAACTGGAAGGATGGCGGATACCTCGAACGCCTGCCCAACGATCCATGGGGCAACGCCTATCAGTATCTGAACCCGGGGGTGCACGGCGCGATCGACGTGTTCAGCTACGGCGCGGACGGCAAGCCGGGTGGGGAGGGCAACGATGCAGACATCGGCTCGTGGGAGTAG